From Micromonospora echinospora, one genomic window encodes:
- the phoU gene encoding phosphate signaling complex protein PhoU, with product MRDEFRAELQTVSQLLVDMAGGIRAAMRQATRALLTADRKSAEIVIARDAEIDGLYRDVEERVCELLARQAPVASDLRAVITALHVAADLERMGDLADHVAKTALRRHPSPAVPAELRPIFTDMAEIADRMAGKIASVLADPDADLAAELDRDDDAMDDLHRSLFGVLLDDAWPYGVETAIDATLLGRFYERFADHAVNAGEHVVYLVTGEPV from the coding sequence ATGCGCGACGAGTTCCGGGCCGAACTGCAGACCGTCAGCCAACTGCTGGTGGACATGGCCGGGGGAATCCGGGCCGCCATGCGGCAGGCCACCCGGGCGTTGCTCACCGCCGACCGGAAGTCGGCCGAGATCGTGATCGCACGGGACGCCGAGATCGACGGACTCTACCGGGACGTCGAGGAGCGGGTCTGCGAACTGCTCGCCCGACAGGCCCCGGTCGCCTCGGACCTGCGAGCGGTGATCACCGCGCTGCACGTCGCCGCCGACCTGGAGCGGATGGGCGACCTCGCCGACCACGTCGCCAAGACCGCGCTGCGGCGGCACCCCTCCCCCGCCGTCCCCGCCGAACTGCGGCCCATCTTCACCGACATGGCCGAGATCGCGGACCGGATGGCAGGGAAGATCGCCTCGGTGCTGGCGGACCCGGACGCGGACCTCGCCGCCGAACTGGACCGTGACGACGACGCCATGGACGACCTGCACCGCAGCCTCTTCGGGGTGCTGCTCGACGACGCCTGGCCGTACGGCGTGGAGACGGCGATCGACGCGACGCTGCTCGGCCGGTTCTACGAGCGCTTCGCCGACCACGCGGTGAACGCCGGCGAGCACGTCGTCTACCTGGTCACCGGCGAACCGGTCTGA
- a CDS encoding ATP-binding protein, which yields MDWATTVGVALALVIGLVAGLLLARYALRSRAPRTSTAGSGWNTAGRPAMPDDQQAGLSGLGRRTIDSLRAGVVVLDSDDQPVLVNPAARAMGLLRTGTTPGSMAAHPLIRTLAGQVRRTGVRREIELDLPRGRDNVGPDPLGVHLRAMGIGGGHVAVEAVDVTESHRLARVRRDFVANVSHELKTPIGALQLLAEALLDATEPAVPASAGPTGAGAAGPIAAADRSEDVAAARRFAERIQHESTRLGRLVHELLELTRLQGAEPQPAPEPVAVDWVVAEVLDRTRTTAAARRVAIAVEGERSLTVYGNDNQIATAVANLVENAIIYSGADTTVTVTVSSGDEHVKVAVADQGIGIAPTDVDRIFERFYRADQARSRSTGGTGLGLAIVKHIASNHGGRVDVSSTLGGGSTFTLRLPARPPDDLAATLQSAGIEAGPAELRQV from the coding sequence GTGGACTGGGCAACGACGGTCGGCGTGGCGCTGGCCCTGGTGATCGGGCTGGTCGCCGGGCTCCTGCTGGCCCGGTACGCCCTCCGGTCGCGCGCCCCGCGCACGAGCACCGCAGGATCCGGGTGGAACACGGCAGGAAGGCCCGCGATGCCCGACGACCAGCAGGCAGGTCTCTCCGGCCTCGGCCGCAGAACCATCGACTCACTCCGGGCCGGCGTGGTCGTGCTCGACTCCGACGACCAGCCGGTGCTGGTCAACCCGGCGGCCCGGGCGATGGGGCTGCTCCGGACCGGCACCACCCCCGGGTCGATGGCCGCCCACCCCTTGATCCGTACCCTCGCCGGGCAGGTGCGGCGCACCGGCGTGCGCCGCGAGATCGAGCTGGACCTGCCCCGGGGCCGCGACAACGTCGGGCCGGACCCGCTCGGGGTGCACCTGCGGGCGATGGGTATCGGCGGTGGCCACGTCGCCGTCGAGGCCGTCGACGTGACCGAGTCGCACCGCCTCGCCCGGGTCCGCCGGGACTTCGTGGCCAACGTCAGCCACGAGCTGAAGACCCCGATCGGCGCGCTCCAACTCCTCGCCGAGGCGCTGCTCGACGCCACCGAACCGGCGGTTCCGGCCAGCGCCGGCCCGACCGGTGCCGGGGCGGCCGGCCCGATCGCCGCCGCCGACCGCTCGGAGGACGTGGCGGCCGCCCGGCGGTTCGCCGAACGCATCCAGCACGAGTCGACCCGGCTGGGCCGGCTGGTGCACGAACTGCTGGAGCTGACCCGGTTGCAGGGCGCCGAGCCGCAGCCCGCCCCCGAGCCGGTGGCGGTGGACTGGGTGGTCGCCGAGGTGCTCGACCGGACCCGCACCACGGCCGCCGCCCGGCGGGTGGCCATCGCCGTCGAGGGCGAGCGGAGCCTGACCGTGTACGGCAACGACAACCAGATCGCGACGGCCGTGGCGAACCTGGTCGAGAACGCGATCATCTACTCCGGCGCGGACACTACCGTAACCGTCACTGTCAGTAGTGGCGATGAGCATGTCAAGGTCGCCGTGGCGGACCAGGGCATCGGTATCGCCCCCACCGACGTGGACCGGATCTTCGAGCGCTTCTACCGTGCTGACCAGGCTCGTTCCCGCTCGACCGGCGGCACCGGCCTGGGTCTGGCCATCGTCAAGCACATCGCGAGCAACCATGGCGGACGGGTCGACGTGTCGAGCACTCTTGGTGGTGGCTCGACGTTCACCCTCCGGTTGCCCGCCCGTCCGCCGGACGACCTGGCGGCGACACTCCAGTCCGCTGGGATCGAGGCCGGCCCGGCCGAGCTCCGGCAGGTCTGA
- a CDS encoding response regulator transcription factor gives MSRVLVVEDEESFSDALSYMLRKEGFEVSVAATGTSALTEFDRTGADIVLLDLMLPEMSGTEVCRQLRQRSHVPIIMVTARDSEIDKVVGLEIGADDYVTKPYSPRELVARIRAVLRRQSVEATEAGGPTLAAGPVRMDIERHVVTVDGAPVQLPLKEFELLELLLRNAGRVLTRGQLIDRVWGADYVGDTKTLDVHVKRLRSKVEPEPSAPRYIITVRGLGYKFEP, from the coding sequence GTGAGCCGCGTTCTGGTGGTCGAGGACGAGGAGTCCTTCTCCGACGCCCTGTCGTACATGCTTCGCAAGGAGGGCTTCGAGGTGTCGGTCGCCGCGACCGGGACCTCCGCCCTCACCGAGTTCGACCGGACGGGTGCGGACATCGTCCTGCTCGACCTGATGCTCCCGGAGATGTCCGGCACCGAGGTGTGCCGCCAGCTCCGCCAGCGCTCCCACGTGCCGATCATCATGGTCACCGCCCGGGACAGCGAGATCGACAAGGTGGTCGGCCTGGAGATCGGGGCGGACGACTACGTCACCAAGCCGTACTCGCCGCGTGAGCTGGTCGCCCGGATCCGGGCGGTGCTGCGGCGGCAGAGCGTCGAGGCGACCGAGGCGGGTGGGCCGACGCTGGCCGCCGGCCCGGTCCGGATGGACATCGAACGGCACGTGGTGACCGTCGACGGTGCGCCGGTGCAGCTCCCGCTCAAGGAGTTCGAGCTGCTGGAACTGCTGCTGCGCAACGCCGGCCGGGTGCTCACCCGGGGGCAGCTGATCGACCGGGTCTGGGGCGCGGACTACGTCGGCGACACCAAGACCCTCGACGTGCACGTCAAGCGCCTGCGCTCGAAGGTCGAGCCGGAACCGTCCGCGCCGCGCTACATCATCACCGTGCGTGGCCTCGGCTACAAGTTCGAGCCGTAG
- a CDS encoding sugar phosphate isomerase/epimerase family protein → MTSRVPVLLSSSSVFPEPTAAAFQLAAALGYDGVEVMVWTDAVSQDAGALRGLAAHYGVPVLSVHAPCLLVTQRVWSPDPWERLRKAAELAESLEAPTVVVHPPFTWQRDYARGFADGMAEIGRRHGGLRFAVENMYPVRMAGRQFVPYLPGWDPTDTGYDAYTLDLSHCAASHTDALAMADRMADRLAHVHLGDGTGEGRDEHLVPGRGNQPCAELLSSLAGRGFTGSVAVEVATRGAKSRAVREADLRAALEFARQHLAAPSPVDA, encoded by the coding sequence GTGACTTCCCGAGTCCCGGTGCTCCTCTCCAGCTCGTCGGTCTTCCCCGAGCCGACCGCGGCGGCGTTCCAGCTGGCTGCGGCGCTCGGCTACGACGGTGTCGAGGTGATGGTCTGGACGGATGCCGTCAGCCAGGACGCCGGCGCGCTGCGCGGTCTCGCCGCGCACTACGGCGTGCCGGTCCTGTCGGTGCACGCGCCCTGCCTCCTGGTCACCCAGCGGGTGTGGAGCCCCGACCCGTGGGAGCGGCTCCGGAAGGCGGCGGAGCTGGCCGAGAGCCTGGAGGCACCGACGGTGGTCGTCCACCCGCCCTTCACCTGGCAGCGCGACTACGCCCGGGGCTTCGCCGACGGCATGGCCGAGATCGGCCGGCGGCACGGTGGACTGCGCTTCGCGGTGGAGAACATGTACCCGGTGCGGATGGCGGGCCGGCAGTTCGTGCCGTACCTGCCCGGCTGGGATCCGACCGACACCGGGTACGACGCGTACACCCTCGACCTGTCGCACTGCGCCGCCTCGCACACCGACGCGCTGGCGATGGCCGACCGGATGGCTGACCGGCTGGCCCACGTCCACCTCGGCGACGGCACCGGCGAGGGGCGCGACGAGCACCTGGTGCCGGGGCGGGGCAACCAGCCCTGCGCCGAGCTGCTCTCCTCGCTGGCCGGCCGGGGTTTCACCGGTTCGGTGGCGGTGGAGGTGGCCACCCGGGGCGCGAAGAGCCGCGCGGTCCGCGAGGCCGACCTGCGCGCCGCCCTCGAATTCGCCCGCCAGCACCTCGCCGCCCCGTCCCCGGTCGACGCCTGA
- a CDS encoding CGNR zinc finger domain-containing protein: MNFDAYARNGVDLVNARLDDLDDLRSLLPGADAGLREEITERDLATFRRARKRLRGVFEYGASGQDAEAVAELNALLEAYPVHPHISGHDSSDWHMHPASRGASMAVDYLAGAVWGLAVWLCEYGSARFGVCADERCGNVYLDTSSNCCRRFCSERCATRSHVAAHRARKRAATADQPLAPVS, translated from the coding sequence GTGAACTTCGACGCGTACGCCCGAAACGGCGTTGACCTCGTCAACGCCCGCCTGGACGACCTCGACGACCTGCGGTCCCTGCTCCCCGGTGCAGATGCGGGGCTGCGCGAAGAGATCACGGAACGGGATCTGGCGACCTTCCGCCGGGCACGCAAACGGCTGCGCGGCGTCTTCGAGTACGGCGCGTCCGGCCAGGACGCCGAGGCGGTCGCCGAGCTGAACGCCCTGCTGGAGGCGTACCCGGTGCACCCGCACATCTCCGGGCACGACTCCAGCGACTGGCACATGCACCCGGCGAGCCGGGGCGCCTCGATGGCCGTCGACTACCTGGCCGGCGCGGTCTGGGGGCTGGCGGTCTGGCTCTGCGAGTACGGCAGCGCCCGGTTCGGGGTCTGCGCCGACGAGCGGTGCGGCAACGTCTACCTGGACACGTCGTCGAACTGCTGCCGGCGGTTCTGCTCGGAACGTTGCGCCACCCGGTCGCACGTGGCCGCCCACCGGGCCCGCAAGCGCGCCGCCACCGCCGACCAGCCGCTCGCGCCGGTCAGCTGA
- a CDS encoding glutathionylspermidine synthase family protein, whose protein sequence is MRRETRTPRPDWQTTIREQGLVYAETELPDGELMSYWDESAAYAFDLAEVLRLEEATEELHRMSVAAAEHVVARNRYADFGIPAWAAEAVARSLRERPPSLYGRFDLWYDGSWPPKLLEYNADTPTSLVEAGIIQWYWLEQTRPDLDQWNSLHERLVAAWHRIGRVLHDPTVHVFWSREEDSGEDQMTAGYLAECARQAGLKAELMPIQEIGWDGRRFVDRFDRPVTTCFKLYPWEWMVAEPYGRLALEPGTPTTWIEPAWKLLLSNKALLAVLWELYPGHELLLPAFLDSPRGMSEYVVKPLLGREGGSVRIVTADGAEISNPGIYGEEGWCYQEFRALPEFAGNRVVLGSWIVDGESAGAGIRESASLITDGYARFLPHYIDAPRAS, encoded by the coding sequence GTGCGCCGGGAGACCCGCACGCCCCGCCCCGACTGGCAGACGACGATCCGGGAACAGGGGCTGGTCTACGCCGAGACCGAACTGCCCGACGGCGAACTCATGTCGTACTGGGACGAGAGCGCCGCGTACGCCTTCGACCTGGCCGAGGTGCTCCGGCTGGAGGAGGCCACCGAGGAGCTGCACCGGATGTCGGTGGCCGCCGCCGAACACGTGGTGGCCCGCAACCGGTACGCCGACTTCGGCATCCCGGCGTGGGCGGCCGAGGCGGTGGCCCGGTCCCTGCGCGAGCGCCCGCCCAGCCTCTACGGCCGGTTCGACCTCTGGTACGACGGCTCCTGGCCGCCGAAGCTGCTGGAGTACAACGCCGACACCCCCACCTCGCTGGTGGAGGCGGGCATCATCCAGTGGTACTGGCTGGAGCAGACCCGGCCCGACCTGGACCAGTGGAACAGCCTGCACGAGCGGCTGGTCGCGGCCTGGCACCGGATCGGCCGGGTGTTGCACGACCCGACCGTGCACGTGTTCTGGTCGCGGGAGGAGGACTCCGGCGAGGACCAGATGACCGCCGGCTACCTCGCCGAGTGCGCCCGACAGGCCGGACTCAAGGCCGAGCTGATGCCGATCCAGGAGATCGGCTGGGACGGCCGCCGCTTCGTCGACCGGTTCGACCGGCCGGTCACCACCTGCTTCAAGCTCTACCCCTGGGAGTGGATGGTCGCCGAGCCGTACGGCCGGCTCGCCCTGGAACCGGGCACCCCGACCACCTGGATCGAGCCGGCCTGGAAGCTGCTGCTGTCCAACAAGGCGCTGCTGGCCGTCCTCTGGGAGCTGTACCCCGGGCACGAGCTGCTGCTCCCGGCCTTCCTCGACTCGCCCCGGGGGATGTCCGAGTACGTCGTCAAGCCCCTGCTCGGTCGGGAGGGCGGGTCGGTCCGGATCGTCACGGCCGACGGCGCCGAGATCAGCAACCCGGGCATCTACGGCGAGGAGGGCTGGTGCTACCAGGAGTTCCGGGCCCTGCCGGAGTTCGCCGGCAACCGGGTGGTGCTCGGCAGCTGGATCGTCGACGGCGAGTCGGCCGGGGCGGGCATCCGGGAGAGCGCGAGCCTGATCACCGATGGATACGCCCGGTTCCTGCCTCACTACATCGATGCGCCACGCGCTTCCTGA
- a CDS encoding proline dehydrogenase family protein, with protein sequence MLRSVILAAARSSQVERLVETAPYTRDVVRRFVAGAGTDDALRATRGLVGDGLTVTLDYLGEDTGKPEQATATRDGYLTLLRALREAGLTPAAEVSVKLSALGQKFDEQLAYDHARAICVAADEAGTTVTLDMEDHTTTDSTLDVLSKLRKDHPGTGAVLQAYLRRTEADCRDLATAGSRVRLCKGAYREPESVAYQSARDVDRSYVRCMNVLMSGAGYPMLATHDPRLIAIGEDRARWFDRGPGSFEFQMLYGIRPEEQARLVAAGYTVRTYVPYGDQWYGYLMRRLAERPANLAFFGRALLSRK encoded by the coding sequence ATGCTCCGTTCGGTCATCCTCGCCGCGGCCCGGTCATCCCAGGTCGAGCGGCTCGTCGAGACGGCCCCCTACACCCGGGACGTCGTCCGCCGGTTCGTCGCCGGCGCCGGCACCGACGACGCGTTGCGCGCGACCCGCGGACTCGTCGGTGACGGCCTCACGGTCACCCTCGACTACCTCGGCGAGGACACCGGCAAGCCCGAGCAGGCCACCGCCACCCGGGACGGGTACCTCACCCTGCTGCGGGCGCTGCGCGAGGCCGGGCTCACCCCGGCCGCCGAGGTGAGCGTGAAACTCTCCGCCCTCGGCCAGAAGTTCGACGAGCAGCTCGCCTACGACCACGCGCGGGCCATCTGCGTCGCCGCCGACGAGGCGGGCACCACGGTCACCCTGGACATGGAGGACCACACCACCACCGACTCGACGCTGGACGTCCTGTCCAAGCTCCGCAAGGACCACCCCGGCACCGGGGCGGTGCTCCAGGCGTACCTGCGGCGGACCGAGGCGGACTGCCGGGACCTGGCCACCGCCGGTTCCCGGGTCCGGCTCTGCAAGGGCGCGTACCGGGAGCCGGAGTCGGTCGCGTACCAGTCCGCCCGGGACGTGGACCGCTCCTACGTCCGCTGCATGAACGTGCTGATGTCCGGGGCCGGCTATCCGATGCTCGCCACCCACGACCCCCGCCTGATCGCGATCGGGGAGGACCGGGCGCGCTGGTTCGACCGGGGGCCGGGCAGCTTCGAGTTCCAGATGCTCTACGGCATCCGCCCCGAGGAGCAGGCCCGGCTGGTCGCCGCCGGCTACACCGTCCGGACGTACGTGCCCTACGGCGACCAGTGGTACGGCTACCTCATGCGGCGGCTCGCCGAGCGCCCGGCCAACCTCGCCTTCTTCGGCCGCGCCCTGCTCTCCCGGAAGTGA
- a CDS encoding PadR family transcriptional regulator, giving the protein MARTGPRLTPQTVEVLRLLLAAPDRPRYGRDIARQTKLKTGTLHPILARLELAGWVESFWEDPAAHEAQGRPRRRYYRLTSDGERVAGAAVADPRASAAPPALRPNPGF; this is encoded by the coding sequence ATGGCGCGTACCGGCCCCCGGCTCACCCCGCAGACGGTCGAGGTTCTGCGGCTGCTCCTCGCCGCGCCGGACCGCCCCCGGTACGGCCGGGACATCGCCCGCCAGACGAAGCTGAAGACCGGCACCCTGCATCCGATCCTGGCCCGGTTGGAGCTGGCTGGCTGGGTGGAGAGCTTCTGGGAGGACCCGGCCGCGCACGAGGCCCAGGGCCGGCCACGCCGCCGGTACTACCGGCTCACCTCGGACGGGGAACGGGTGGCCGGCGCGGCCGTCGCCGACCCGCGGGCCAGCGCCGCACCGCCCGCCCTGCGGCCGAACCCCGGCTTCTGA
- a CDS encoding helix-turn-helix domain-containing protein: MAGSQSDGRLSEVKFLTVAEVAAVMRVSKMTVYRLVHSGELTAVRVGRSFRVPEHAVHEYLRGAFSETA; encoded by the coding sequence ATGGCCGGGTCGCAGTCCGACGGACGGCTGTCGGAGGTCAAGTTCCTCACCGTCGCCGAGGTGGCGGCGGTCATGCGGGTGTCGAAGATGACGGTCTACCGGCTCGTGCACAGCGGTGAACTCACCGCCGTCCGGGTCGGACGGTCGTTCCGGGTGCCCGAACACGCGGTGCACGAGTACCTGCGCGGAGCGTTCTCCGAGACCGCCTGA
- a CDS encoding 30S ribosomal protein bS22, translated as MGSVVKKRRKRMAKKKHRKLLRKTRVQRRRLGK; from the coding sequence ATGGGCTCGGTGGTCAAGAAGCGCCGCAAGCGCATGGCTAAGAAGAAGCACCGCAAGCTGCTGCGCAAGACCCGCGTCCAGCGTCGCCGTCTCGGCAAGTGA
- a CDS encoding NAD-dependent epimerase/dehydratase family protein has protein sequence MTPGGTSGAPGVVVVTGVSRYLGAHVAARLAADPRIERVIGVDPPGTAEPADLLDRVERVRVDAGSLGDLLADLEVDAVAHLALVTAPDRQQGGRAAMKEQNVIGTMQLLAACQRAPRLRKVVVRSSTAAYGVSFRDPAVFTEETEPREVPRGGFGRDILDIEGYVRGFRRRRPDVTATVLRFAPFIGSTADTTLTRYFRQPVVPTVLGRDPRLQFLHFDDALEVLHRSVVEDHPGTYNVAGPGVLSLSQAIRRAGRLEVPVLEPGLSGAVALARTLGYGRLGLDQVDLFVHGRVVDTSRLVTEYGFTPRSTAAAFDDFLRAHHGGVVVTRDQLAAAEQAVLAGIRQVRAAVREQS, from the coding sequence ATGACCCCCGGTGGCACCTCAGGTGCTCCGGGGGTCGTCGTCGTGACCGGGGTCAGTCGCTACCTCGGCGCGCACGTTGCCGCCCGGCTCGCCGCCGACCCGAGGATCGAGCGGGTCATCGGCGTCGACCCGCCCGGCACGGCGGAGCCGGCCGACCTGCTCGACCGGGTCGAACGGGTGCGCGTCGACGCCGGTTCGCTCGGTGACCTCCTCGCCGACCTGGAGGTCGACGCGGTGGCCCACCTCGCCCTGGTCACCGCCCCGGACCGGCAGCAGGGTGGCCGGGCGGCGATGAAGGAACAGAACGTCATCGGCACCATGCAGCTCCTCGCCGCCTGCCAGCGGGCGCCCCGGCTGCGCAAGGTCGTCGTCCGGTCGTCGACCGCCGCCTACGGCGTCTCCTTCCGCGACCCGGCCGTCTTCACCGAGGAGACCGAGCCGCGCGAGGTGCCGCGTGGCGGGTTCGGCCGCGACATCCTCGACATCGAGGGGTACGTCCGCGGCTTCCGTCGTCGCCGCCCCGACGTCACCGCGACCGTGCTGCGCTTCGCGCCGTTCATCGGCTCCACCGCCGACACCACGTTGACCCGGTACTTCCGCCAGCCGGTCGTGCCCACCGTCCTCGGTCGCGACCCCCGCCTCCAGTTCCTCCACTTCGACGACGCCCTGGAGGTGCTGCACCGCTCGGTCGTCGAGGACCATCCCGGCACCTACAACGTCGCCGGTCCGGGCGTGCTGTCGCTCTCCCAGGCCATCCGCCGGGCCGGACGGCTGGAGGTGCCGGTGCTGGAACCGGGGTTGTCCGGAGCGGTCGCGCTCGCCCGGACGCTCGGATACGGCCGACTCGGTCTCGACCAGGTCGACCTCTTCGTGCACGGCCGGGTGGTCGACACCAGCCGGCTGGTCACCGAGTACGGCTTCACCCCGCGCTCCACCGCCGCGGCCTTCGACGACTTCCTCCGGGCCCACCACGGTGGCGTGGTGGTGACCCGCGACCAGCTCGCCGCCGCCGAGCAGGCCGTTCTCGCCGGCATCCGCCAGGTCCGGGCGGCCGTGCGGGAGCAGTCATGA
- a CDS encoding lysophospholipid acyltransferase family protein, which produces MSRPDGTDRDVPVGRPFEPPDAGDLTRPARRNGHHPDPPAVPDRPVDQWDRRVAQGLAFLRRRLAGDYEIDEFGFDPELTGAVLHPLLRVLYRDWFRTEVAGLEHVPADGAGLVVGNHSGTVALDALILSAALHDQHPARRYLRLLGADLVFRMPVVSELARKSGGTVACNPDAERLLRNGELVGVFPEGFKGIGKLYADRYKLQRFGRGGFVSAALRTGTPIVPVAIVGAEETYPMLADVKPLARLLKLPYFPITPTFPWLGPLGLVPLPSKWLIEFCPPIPTAHLTDSADDPLVVFNLADQVRETIQQTLHQLLERRPDPFGP; this is translated from the coding sequence ATGAGCCGGCCCGACGGGACCGACCGGGACGTGCCGGTGGGTCGGCCGTTCGAGCCGCCGGACGCCGGCGACCTGACCCGACCGGCCCGCCGCAACGGCCACCACCCGGATCCCCCCGCCGTGCCGGACCGCCCGGTCGACCAGTGGGACCGCCGGGTCGCCCAGGGTCTGGCGTTCCTGCGTCGCCGGTTGGCCGGCGACTACGAGATCGACGAGTTCGGCTTCGACCCGGAGCTGACCGGGGCGGTCCTCCACCCGCTGCTGCGTGTGCTCTACCGGGACTGGTTCCGCACCGAGGTCGCCGGTCTGGAGCACGTACCCGCCGACGGGGCGGGTCTGGTGGTCGGCAACCACTCCGGCACCGTCGCGCTGGACGCGTTGATCCTCTCCGCGGCCCTGCACGACCAGCACCCGGCCCGCCGTTACCTGCGGCTGCTCGGCGCTGACCTGGTCTTCCGGATGCCGGTCGTCTCCGAGTTGGCCCGGAAGTCCGGCGGTACGGTCGCCTGCAACCCGGACGCCGAGCGGCTGCTGCGCAACGGCGAACTGGTCGGCGTCTTCCCCGAGGGGTTCAAGGGCATCGGCAAGCTCTACGCCGACCGGTACAAACTGCAACGGTTCGGCCGGGGCGGGTTCGTCTCGGCGGCGCTGCGCACCGGCACCCCGATCGTCCCGGTGGCCATCGTCGGCGCCGAGGAGACCTATCCGATGCTCGCCGACGTCAAGCCGCTCGCGCGTCTGCTCAAGCTCCCTTACTTCCCGATCACCCCGACGTTCCCGTGGCTCGGGCCGCTGGGCCTGGTGCCGCTGCCGAGCAAGTGGCTGATCGAGTTCTGCCCGCCGATCCCCACCGCGCACCTGACCGACTCGGCCGACGACCCGCTGGTCGTGTTCAATCTCGCCGACCAGGTCCGGGAGACCATCCAGCAGACCCTGCACCAGCTCCTGGAACGCCGACCCGACCCGTTCGGCCCCTGA
- a CDS encoding HAD family hydrolase, giving the protein MARTRKVTVSTDAHGHTAGWAPTELEPPGSPAPDPTAAAFFDIDNTMMQGASIYWFARGLAARKYFTTGDLARFAWQQLRFRLLATEHAGDMRHAREAALAFVEGWRVDDVERLAEEIFDELMAPRIWAGTRKLALRHLDDGMRVWLVSAAPVEIGRVIAARLGLTGAIGTVAEIVDGVYTGRLVGDLMHGPAKAEAVAQLAAVEGLTLSRCVAYSDSANDLPMLSTVGRAVAVNPDGVLLRTARERGWEVRDFRTGRRAARIAVPSTAAAGLLAGAVSAGVALHRRRRLR; this is encoded by the coding sequence GTGGCCCGGACCCGGAAGGTGACCGTCAGTACGGACGCCCACGGGCACACCGCAGGTTGGGCCCCCACCGAACTGGAGCCACCCGGCAGCCCCGCTCCCGATCCGACCGCCGCGGCCTTTTTCGACATCGACAACACGATGATGCAGGGCGCCTCGATCTACTGGTTCGCCCGGGGCCTCGCCGCCCGGAAGTACTTCACCACCGGCGACCTGGCCCGGTTCGCCTGGCAGCAGCTCCGGTTCCGGCTGCTCGCGACCGAGCACGCCGGGGACATGAGGCACGCCAGGGAGGCCGCCCTCGCGTTCGTCGAGGGCTGGCGGGTGGACGACGTCGAACGGCTCGCCGAGGAGATCTTCGACGAACTGATGGCCCCCCGGATCTGGGCCGGCACGCGCAAGCTCGCCCTGCGCCACCTTGACGACGGGATGCGGGTCTGGCTGGTCAGTGCCGCACCGGTGGAGATCGGTCGGGTGATCGCCGCCCGGCTCGGCCTGACCGGGGCGATCGGCACGGTCGCCGAGATCGTCGACGGCGTGTACACCGGACGGCTGGTCGGTGACCTGATGCACGGTCCGGCCAAGGCCGAGGCGGTCGCCCAGCTCGCGGCCGTGGAGGGGCTGACCCTGTCGCGGTGTGTCGCCTACAGCGACTCCGCCAACGACCTGCCGATGCTCTCGACGGTCGGACGGGCGGTCGCGGTCAACCCGGACGGTGTGCTGCTGCGCACCGCGCGGGAGCGGGGCTGGGAGGTCCGGGACTTCCGTACCGGCCGCCGGGCGGCCCGGATCGCGGTGCCGTCGACGGCCGCCGCCGGGCTGCTGGCCGGTGCGGTCAGCGCCGGGGTGGCCCTGCACCGTCGACGGCGACTCCGGTGA